The following are encoded together in the Leptolyngbyaceae cyanobacterium genome:
- a CDS encoding MBOAT family protein — MLFNSPEFIFLFLPIALLIFFIISRQSDRRMAIVWLIAASLFFYAKTNPAFLVLLISSIIFNYYAGLALNNQLAFERWKIPLSRKWLLGIGIAVNLILLGYFKYANFFITTINQLSGTNFSIGKIFLPLAISFFTFQQIAYLVDVYRAETKEESFLNYLLFVSFFPKLIAGPIVRHQDMMPQFREASTYRFSQENLVVGITIFSMGFFKKAIFANSMAFFANPVFDSAARGINLTLFEVWVGALAYTLQLYFDFSGYSDMAIGIARMFGVQLPLNFDSPYKALNISDFWRRWHITLSNFLRDYIYIPLGGNRKGNLRRYVNLMLTMLLGGLWHGAGWNFIIWGGLHGAYLVIHRQWQLFRKALGQDLQKSSWWSRWLARLVTFLAVVISWIFFRAENMKAVSIMVAGGIGFNGFSLPPFLSGRLQFMQNLGVRFDGLMPNLETNPWYAISGICVLLAIAWFAPNTQEWLAQYKPALDYQPAKLIHPLWTKLQWQPNIVFGILFGFMLFFCFKTFLEATPSDFIYFNF; from the coding sequence ATGTTATTTAACTCCCCAGAATTTATTTTTTTGTTCTTGCCGATCGCATTGTTAATTTTCTTTATAATCAGCAGACAAAGCGATCGTCGCATGGCGATCGTTTGGTTGATAGCAGCCTCATTATTTTTTTATGCCAAAACGAACCCAGCCTTTTTGGTGCTACTAATCTCTTCAATAATATTCAACTACTACGCGGGATTAGCTTTAAACAATCAACTCGCGTTCGAGCGATGGAAAATTCCCCTATCTCGGAAATGGCTTTTAGGCATTGGAATTGCGGTCAACCTAATTTTACTCGGTTATTTTAAATACGCCAACTTCTTTATTACGACCATCAATCAACTAAGCGGTACAAATTTTAGCATTGGAAAAATATTTTTGCCTCTAGCGATATCTTTCTTTACTTTCCAACAAATTGCTTACTTAGTAGATGTTTACCGAGCAGAAACTAAAGAAGAAAGTTTTCTTAACTATTTGCTTTTTGTTAGCTTCTTTCCCAAACTAATAGCAGGGCCGATCGTTCGCCATCAAGACATGATGCCTCAGTTTCGCGAGGCTTCCACTTATCGATTTAGTCAAGAAAACTTAGTAGTGGGAATCACGATTTTTTCAATGGGGTTCTTTAAAAAAGCTATATTTGCTAACAGCATGGCCTTTTTTGCTAACCCGGTTTTTGACTCTGCTGCTCGAGGAATAAATCTCACATTATTTGAAGTTTGGGTTGGTGCGCTTGCCTACACGTTGCAGCTTTATTTCGATTTTTCAGGTTATTCCGATATGGCGATCGGCATTGCTCGAATGTTTGGCGTCCAATTACCATTAAATTTCGACTCACCTTATAAAGCTCTCAACATCTCCGACTTTTGGCGTAGGTGGCACATTACCCTTTCTAACTTTTTACGGGATTACATTTACATTCCCTTAGGCGGTAATCGCAAGGGAAATTTGCGGCGATACGTCAATCTGATGCTTACTATGTTATTAGGAGGTCTATGGCATGGTGCGGGTTGGAATTTTATAATTTGGGGCGGTTTACACGGCGCTTATTTAGTCATTCATCGACAATGGCAATTGTTTAGAAAAGCGCTCGGTCAAGATTTACAAAAAAGCTCTTGGTGGAGCAGGTGGTTAGCGCGGCTCGTTACTTTTTTAGCCGTAGTTATTTCTTGGATTTTTTTCAGAGCAGAAAATATGAAAGCAGTCAGCATTATGGTAGCAGGGGGAATCGGTTTTAACGGTTTCTCGTTACCGCCATTTTTATCGGGACGGCTACAATTTATGCAGAATTTGGGCGTTCGATTTGATGGGTTAATGCCGAATTTAGAAACAAATCCTTGGTATGCAATTAGTGGGATTTGCGTTTTACTGGCGATCGCGTGGTTTGCACCTAACACTCAAGAGTGGTTGGCTCAATACAAACCCGCTCTTGATTATCAACCCGCAAAGCTTATTCATCCTCTCTGGACAAAATTACAATGGCAACCAAACATAGTTTTTGGTATTTTGTTCGGCTTTATGTTATTCTTTTGCTTCAAAACTTTTTTAGAAGCAACTCCTAGTGATTTTATTTACTTTAATTTCTAA
- a CDS encoding Npun_R2821/Npun_R2822 family protein produces MSRGIYITANDKVIEQAIALLNSIRYYDRDTPIVLIPYDDNYQQIAALLSEKYNVKIYEDLEFIERLSKKLQQIFGEQFFARPNQFRKQACWFGPFDEFLYIDTDVVVFEKISDNLNYLTDYDFLCCDYQHGGGITNVFTPKVIEDKVFTEAELKDIFNGGFWASKKQLISENDLYETFAECAAHPEYFDFSQKTSDQPIINYMILKRVPRRFNIVRRPGKAPGNWAGSRHFKYEGKQLIDPKVNQPLQYLHWAGIRIEPGCPYWDIWEYYRYLNEPKPPQTKKVVSKPLWRRMKDKVKSLF; encoded by the coding sequence ATGTCTCGCGGAATTTACATCACTGCTAACGATAAGGTAATCGAACAGGCGATCGCACTCCTCAATAGTATCCGTTATTACGATCGAGACACGCCCATTGTCTTAATTCCTTACGATGACAATTACCAACAGATAGCCGCTCTCCTCTCTGAAAAATATAACGTAAAAATCTACGAAGATTTAGAATTTATCGAACGTCTATCCAAAAAACTACAGCAAATTTTTGGAGAGCAATTTTTTGCCAGACCGAATCAATTTCGCAAACAAGCTTGTTGGTTTGGCCCCTTCGATGAATTTCTGTATATAGACACCGATGTAGTCGTATTTGAAAAAATTAGCGATAACTTAAATTATCTAACTGATTACGATTTTCTATGTTGCGATTACCAACATGGTGGCGGAATTACTAACGTATTTACGCCAAAAGTAATAGAAGATAAGGTATTTACGGAAGCAGAACTCAAGGATATCTTTAATGGCGGATTTTGGGCATCTAAAAAGCAATTGATTTCCGAAAATGATTTATACGAAACATTTGCCGAATGCGCCGCTCATCCGGAATACTTTGACTTTTCTCAAAAAACTTCCGACCAACCTATCATTAATTATATGATATTGAAGCGGGTACCTCGCCGCTTTAATATCGTGCGTAGACCCGGTAAAGCACCTGGAAATTGGGCGGGTAGCCGACATTTTAAATATGAAGGAAAACAGTTAATCGATCCGAAGGTTAACCAACCGCTACAATATTTGCACTGGGCGGGAATTAGAATTGAACCGGGTTGTCCTTATTGGGATATTTGGGAATATTATCGTTATTTGAACGAACCGAAACCACCTCAAACCAAAAAGGTGGTGTCAAAACCTCTTTGGCGGCGCATGAAGGATAAGGTTAAAAGTTTATTTTGA